A DNA window from Camelina sativa cultivar DH55 chromosome 13, Cs, whole genome shotgun sequence contains the following coding sequences:
- the LOC104737908 gene encoding putative pumilio homolog 21: MSNDNGKNPMPNDRGNDLVFTAFENLNLYGNYNCYNPGEASNNNHPNVNVFNVGHISVDRFNVNAPPFTPTRMIQPSASSSGSNSAKPFFSSQSFVSPGVVKDRNSLSELLNMMTCAERFTEFQKFLQRLDTYPTAERESHLSAIGSLLTKNNCTFLDLAANQYGSQALRTLFRRSPVLDHLLFRAVCMNFFSLMTNRCGRGLIIPAIRAVDKTRKEDLYRLTYNYALDLARLETGCLALNDVFQEIRGKYRDLIFECVVKNADWLSFDPYGTDVVQNFLTLQNPGATAAIAERLRGSFFTLAEERLGSYVVEKCLNSAFARDKVLEEFRGNDREWVRMANDKFGNFVAQCALKVMKEKQMTSMLQEFLEKLRPYFCKMKTGHGKNTLRVIQEEIEGWSD, encoded by the coding sequence ATGTCGAATGATAATGGCAAAAACCCTATGCCCAACGATAGGGGAAACGATCTTGTTTTCACCGCTTTCGAGAATCTTAATCTCTATGGCAACTATAACTGTTACAACCCAGGAGAAGCCAGCAACAACAACCACCCCAACGTCAACGTTTTTAACGTTGGTCATATCTCCGTCGATCGCTTCAACGTTAACGCTCCTCCGTTCACTCCGACGAGGATGATCCAACCAAGTGCTTCTTCCTCCGGATCAAACTCCGCCAAACCCTTCTTTTCTTCTCAGAGTTTCGTGAGCCCCGGCGTAGTCAAAGATCGTAACTCTCTATCAGAACTCTTGAACATGATGACGTGTGCAGAACGTTTCACTGAGTTCCAAAAGTTCCTCCAACGTCTCGATACCTATCCAACGGCTGAGAGGGAGAGCCACTTGTCAGCGATTGGATCATTGTTGACCAAGAACAACTGCACTTTTCTTGATTTGGCGGCGAACCAATACGGCTCACAGGCTTTACGAACCCTCTTTAGACGCAGCCCTGTCTTAGATCATCTCCTATTCCGCGCCGTCTGCATGAACTTCTTCTCGCTCATGACTAATAGATGCGGTCGTGGCTTGATCATCCCCGCGATACGAGCCGTCGATAAAACCAGGAAGGAGGATCTCTACAGGCTCACGTACAACTACGCTCTAGACCTCGCCAGGCTAGAAACCGGATGCCTTGCCCTAAACGATGTGTTTCAAGAGATCAGAGGCAAATACAGAGACCTAATCTTCGAGTGCGTCGTCAAGAACGCGGATTGGTTATCTTTTGACCCCTACGGAACAGACGTTGTTCAGAACTTTCTGACACTTCAGAACCCTGGTGCAACAGCTGCAATCGCCGAGAGACTTCGTGGAAGTTTCTTCACGTTGGCGGAGGAGAGACTAGGAAGCTATGTGGTGGAGAAGTGTCTCAACTCGGCTTTTGCGAGAGATAAAGTGTTGGAGGAGTTTAGAGGGAATGATAGAGAATGGGTGAGAATGGCTAATGATAAGTTTGGCAACTTTGTGGCACAGTGTGCGTTGAAGGTGATGAAGGAGAAACAAATGACTTCAATGTTGCAAGAGTTTTTGGAGAAGCTGAGGCCTTACTTTTGCAAGATGAAGACTGGACATGGGAAGAACACACTGAGAGTTATTCAAGAAGAAATTGAGGGATGGAGTGATTAG
- the LOC104734955 gene encoding succinate dehydrogenase subunit 3-1, mitochondrial isoform X1 yields the protein MAATALFRSIRRRDVVSAPLSAYKSLAGNAQPSLGSSYTGHNYASLCRAFGSKPVVSDILGTGLGTNNTSNAIREEREQSKATETAILGAQLTRSFRALDVGTSKRLFSTISADIKATHEEPKIKSFRPLSPHLPVYQPQMNSMLSIFNRISGVYLTGVTFAGYLLYLKMGMICLTYPSFYQVLYHTQQQLPIITSVTALAAIYHTIKSTHSLLTH from the exons ATGGCAGCCACGGCTCTTTTCCGATCGATTCGCCGACGCGACGTCGTCTCTGCGCCTCTTTCTGCTTACAAATCt CTTGCTGGCAATGCTCAACCTTCATTGGGTAGTTCATATACTGGTCATAACTATGCAAGTTTGTGTAGAGCTTTCGG GTCGAAACCTGTTGTGAGTGACATTCTTGGTACTGGTTTGGGCACTAACAACACAAGCAATGCCAttagagaggagagagag CAGTCAAAAGCTACTGAAACTGCAATTCTTGGAGCTCAATTGACTCGATCATTCCGAGCTCTTGATGTGGGAACATCTAAACGCTTGTTCTCTACAATCTCAGCGGATATAAAGGCAACACACGAGGAACCGAAAATCAAAAGCTTTCGGCCTTTATCTCCTCACCTTCCCGTTTACCAGCCTCAGATGAACTCCATGTTATCGATCTTCAACAGAATCTCAGGGGTTTACTTGACTGGAGTCACTTTCGCTGGCTACCTTCTCTACCTGAAGATGGGTATGATTTGCCTCACCTACCCAAGTTTCTACCAAGTCCTTTACCATACACAACAGCAACTTCCAATCATCACCTCGGTTACTGCATTAGCTGCGATTTACCATACTATCAAGAGTACTCACTCACTCTTGACCCATTAA
- the LOC104734959 gene encoding uncharacterized protein LOC104734959 — translation MVSAGRDHLDAAALSKSNNTCTVTAGGDHLDAAAQSESSQGIDNNTCTVSVGGDHLDAAQSQSSQGFYPIPPSVNKNTVKAATSSSCRPIETRSSCRPIETMSEFSDTKKTCVFWDVVDCPMPEGHGVRDVSQNIRQSLKKSGYNGEVFIKAYIKQTNDDFNEYVSTDPGFELIHAEGDRVARLEMLLVDLLIWSINIRSPANYMLILGDIFVGDDDDYSEFVKAFVRLECRHFTCLLVQPQKSLVMRDYVVTKWWLWKYLSTGVDHLVAAQSESSQGVDNTCSAR, via the exons ATGGTTAGCGCTGGAAGAGACCATCTTGATGCTGCTGCCCTAAGCAAAAGTAATAATACTTGTACGGTTACCGCTGGAGGAGACCATCTTGATGCTGCTGCCCAAAGCGAAAGTTCACAAGGTATTGACAATAATACTTGTACGGTTAGCGTTGGGGGAGACCATCTTGATGCTGCCCAAAGCCAAAGTTCacaag GCTTCTATCCAATACCTCCCTCGGTTAATAAAAACACTGTGAAAGCCGCAACAAGCTCTTCTTGCCGTCCGATAGAAACACGCTCTTCTTGCCGTCCTATAGAAACCATGTCTGAATTCTCCG ACACTAAGAAGACATGTGTTTTCTGGGACGTTGTGGATTGCCCGATGCCTGAAGGTCACGGTGTTAGGGATGTTTCGCAAAACATTAGACAGTCACTAAAGAAATCCGGTTACAACGGTGAGGTATTCATCAAGGCTTATATAAAGCAGACCAATGATGATTTTAACGAGTATGTTTCTACCGACCCCGGATTCGAGCTCATACATGCTGAAG gaGATAGAGTTGCTAGACTTGAGATGCTTCTAGTGGACCTTCTAATCTGGTCAATTAATATTCGTTCACCTGCAAATTATATGCTTATCCTTGGGGACATCTTCGtgggagatgatgatgattacagTGAGTTTGTCAAGGCATTCGTCCGGTTGGAATGTAGACATTTCACATGTCTCTTGGTACAGCCTCAAAAGTCATTAGTCATGAGAGATTATGTGGTAACAAAATGGTGGCTTTGGAAATACTTATCAACTGGAGTTGACCATCTTGTTGCTGCCCAAAGCGAAAGTTCACAAGGTGTTGACAATACTTGTAGTGCAAGGTAG
- the LOC104734955 gene encoding succinate dehydrogenase subunit 3-1, mitochondrial isoform X2 — protein sequence MLNLHWVVHILVITMQVCVELSGWSKPVVSDILGTGLGTNNTSNAIREEREQSKATETAILGAQLTRSFRALDVGTSKRLFSTISADIKATHEEPKIKSFRPLSPHLPVYQPQMNSMLSIFNRISGVYLTGVTFAGYLLYLKMGMICLTYPSFYQVLYHTQQQLPIITSVTALAAIYHTIKSTHSLLTH from the exons ATGCTCAACCTTCATTGGGTAGTTCATATACTGGTCATAACTATGCAAGTTTGTGTAGAGCTTTCGGGTTG GTCGAAACCTGTTGTGAGTGACATTCTTGGTACTGGTTTGGGCACTAACAACACAAGCAATGCCAttagagaggagagagag CAGTCAAAAGCTACTGAAACTGCAATTCTTGGAGCTCAATTGACTCGATCATTCCGAGCTCTTGATGTGGGAACATCTAAACGCTTGTTCTCTACAATCTCAGCGGATATAAAGGCAACACACGAGGAACCGAAAATCAAAAGCTTTCGGCCTTTATCTCCTCACCTTCCCGTTTACCAGCCTCAGATGAACTCCATGTTATCGATCTTCAACAGAATCTCAGGGGTTTACTTGACTGGAGTCACTTTCGCTGGCTACCTTCTCTACCTGAAGATGGGTATGATTTGCCTCACCTACCCAAGTTTCTACCAAGTCCTTTACCATACACAACAGCAACTTCCAATCATCACCTCGGTTACTGCATTAGCTGCGATTTACCATACTATCAAGAGTACTCACTCACTCTTGACCCATTAA
- the LOC104734957 gene encoding transcription factor SPT20 homolog has translation MDKFSYNSYPDSAESSPRSRDVEFENPPPWEDHQQQQQQSYKVKLMCSYGGKIQPRPHDNQLTYVNGDTKIMSVDRGIRFPSLVSKLSAVCNGGGGGGGGEGGGGVGEISFKYQLPGEDLDALISVTNDEDLEHMMHEYDRLLRMSSNPARMRLFLFPSSTISGGFGSEGSTKSDRDTLNPIPSRPESEKSVSAADFLFGSEKAAPIPPSPVKVAQPVQEPAVIEPPLQMFVDQRMLQPDHGVNPAEIQRQIQEFQRIQIRDQEQQQQQMLHQNQLHHQQQQEAIHQNQLLQQQQEAMHQNQLLQQQQEAIHQNQLLQQQQQQQEAAMYRRKGEDEGGRYFSPTYAQNPAAAATTNPQPPIGYWQGNNNIPGNVYATTTSQNLPEQQQQQQQVYMIPAQSQAPGTIYQSVMRPPTVQGNQGYYPPVQRMHPHPDAYMEQQNQSGYNVVQPQPPYSGGPQVMTSVGPQVMTSVGPTMGLQEPYSQMGKPVYYTVAGDGMMVQPPPPQPQQQQQQYQGVGQPVSGMTDLRTGPDGKVVNMAAPKVTDSV, from the exons ATGGATAAATTCTCGTACAACTCGTATCCAGATTCAGCTGAATCGTCGCCTAGATCTCGCGACGTCGAGTTTGAGAACCCGCCGCCATGGGAGGACcaccagcagcaacaacagcagaGCTACAAGGTGAAGCTCATGTGCAGTTACGGCGGAAAGATCCAGCCGCGTCCACATGATAACCAGCTTACTTATGTTAACGGAGATACCAAAATCATGTCCGTAGATCGCGGCATCAGATTTCCCTCTTTGGTCTCCAAACTCTCCGCCGTCTGCAAcggcggtggcggtggcggtggcggtgagggaggaggaggagttg gtgagATATCGTTCAAGTATCAGCTTCCAGGTGAGGATTTAGATGCGTTGATCTCGGTGACTAACGATGAAGATCTGGAGCACATGATGCATGAGTACGATCGATTGCTTCGTATGTCCTCTAACCCAGCTCGGATGCGTTTGTTTCTCTTCCCTTCTTCTACAATCTCCGGCGGTTTCGGCTCCGAAGGTTCCACTAAATCCGATCGAGATACGCTTAATCCTATCCCTAGCCGACCTGAATCGGAGAAATCTGTTTCCGCCGctgattttttgtttggatcGGAGAAAGCAGCTCCGATTCCTCCATCTCCAGTGAAGGTGGCTCAGCCGGTACAGGAACCGGCGGTGATCGAACCGCCGCTGCAGATGTTTGTAGATCAACGGATGTTACAGCCGGATCACGGCGTTAATCCGGCGGAGATTCAAAGACAAATCCAGGAGTTTCAGAGGATTCAAATCAGagatcaagaacaacaacaacaacaaatgctACATCAGAATCagcttcatcatcaacaacaacaagaggcTATACATCAGAACcagcttcttcaacaacaacaagaggcTATGCATCAGAATCAActgcttcaacaacaacaagaggcTATACATCAGAATCAGctgcttcaacaacaacaacaacaacaagaggcTGCTATGTACAGAAGAAAAGGCGAAGATGAAGGCGGACGATACTTTTCTCCAACATATGCTCAAAATCCGGCGGCGGCGGCCACGACGAATCCACAACCTCCGATTGGCTACTGGCAAGGAAACAACAACATTCCGGGGAACGTATACGCAACCACCACGTCACAGAATCTACcggagcagcagcagcagcagcagcaagtgTATATGATTCCAGCTCAATCACAAGCTCCAGGGACAATATACCAAAGCGTCATGAGACCACCGACGGTACAAGGAAACCAAGGGTATTACCCACCTGTTCAGAGAATGCATCCTCATCCTGATGCATACATGGAGCAGCAGAACCAATCAGGTTACAACGTGGTTCAACCACAGCCACCGTATTCTGGTGGTCCACAAGTTATGACTAGTGTTGGTCCCCAAGTTATGACGAGTGTTGGTCCAACAATGGGGTTACAGGAACCATATTCACAGATGGGGAAACCTGTGTACTACACGGTGGCTGGGGATGGCATGATGGTTCAACCGCCACCACCTCAGcctcagcagcagcagcagcaataCCAGGGAGTCGGTCAACCGGTTAGTGGTATGACTGATCTGAGAACCGGTCCGGATGGGAAAGTGGTTAACATGGCTGCACCAAAAGTAACAGATTCGGTGTGA